The genomic segment GCTCAACGACGACGTGATCGTGCGGACCCCGGGTTGGGACGCGGTCGCGCTCGACTGTTTCCGCCGGTTCCCCGACCCCTTCGTGCTGGTTCACGTCAACGACACCCTGATGTGCGACCACCTGTGTACGTTCCCGCTCACCTCGCGCGCGTTCTACGAATTGACTCGCGGGATCTGCCCGCGCGAGTACCAGCGATACCGGATCGACGATCACATTGAAGACATCTTCAACCTGCTCGGCGTTCTCGGTGAGGCGCGTGTGGTCTACCTACCGGATGTGGTGTTCGAGCACGATAACGCGGTCCATCTGCCGGGGGCCGGGCGCCCGGTGTACCTGTCCGATCCGACCATTCTGGCTGAGGATGCGCCGCGGTTCGATGCTCTCTTTCCCGAGCGAAAAGCCCACGCGCTACGGGTGCTCGCTGCGATCGACGGCCGCACCGATCCCCACGCGGACCGTGCCGGGCGTTCGGCGCTCGATGCTGTTGCGGATTCGTTCGCGCTCCGCGTGCCGGGGCGGCAGCTCGTCGTCCGGTCGCCGGGGTGGCGCGGGCCGCTGGAAGCCGTGCGGGGGCTGGCCGCAGCCGTGAACCGAGCCCGGCGGAAGAGTGCCGGTGACCTCTGGCGCGCCGTCCGGAAGCGATTGCCCGCTCGGCGCATGGTCACTCAGGCAGAAGCGGGAAGGTGATCGACCGTTGCTTTTTCTTGTGGTGCAGGCGTCCCGCCTGCTGCCGTTGTCGAAGCCGGCGGGACGCCTGCACCACAAGAATAGCAGGCCGTACATTCTTTCTCCGCCCCTGCCTTGAAAGTGCGGCCGAACAAGGGGGCCAGCGGTTCGGGATCTTAGGCATCACGCTCCGCGTGATGCGCGGACGCGGTCGACGGATCTCATCTCCGCACCGAACGGAGCAACCGCCTCCCACGCGGGCCCATCACGCGGAGCGTGATGCCTACGATCTTCGGACTGCCCAGTGAAGGAGTCGCGGTGCTCGACGACGTCGATCTGCTGGTGTGCGGGGCCGGGCCGGTCGGGTGCGTGGTCGCCGAGCGGGCCGCGACCGTCCTCGGCTGGAAGGTGCTCGTCGTGGACCGCCGGCCGCACGTCGCCGGCAACTGCCACGACTCCCACGCCGCCAACGGCGTTCTCGTTCACAACTACGGTCCCCACTACTTCCGCACCGACGACGAGCAATTGCTCCGCTACCTGTCGCGGTTCGCCGACTTCGTACCGGCGAACTACGAGGTACGGTCGCAGGTCCGCGGCGAACTCTATCCGTTCCCGATCAACCTCACGACCCTCGAGCGGTTCTTCGGCAGGTCACTCGACACCGCGTCCGCCGAGCGGCTCCTCGCCGAGCGGCGCCTACCGATCGCAAACCCCACGAATTCCGAGGAGTACGTTCTCAGCCGGGTCGGCCGCGAACTGTACGAAGCGTTCTACCTCAACTACACGCTGAAGCAGTGGGGCGTTCACCCGCGTGCCCTCGATCCACAGGTGTGCGGGCGCGTGCCGGTGCGCCTGGACCGCGACGCCCGGTACGTCGGTCACCGGTTCCAGGTGATGCCGAACGGCGGCTTCACGAAGCTCTTCGTCCGGATGCTGAACCACCGGAACGTCCGGACGCTCTTGAACTGCGACTTCAGCGAAGTACGAACCCTCATCCGCCCGCGCCGGGCCACCGTGTACTGCGGACCGATCGACGCGTACTTCGATAACCGCCTCGGCCAGTTGCCGTACCGGTCGCTCCGCTTCGATTTTGTTTCCCACGAGACCGAATGGCGGCAGCCGTGCGTGCAGATCAATTACCCGAATGACTACGGCTACACGCGGTCGGTCGAAATCAAGCACGTGACCGGCCAGCGGCACCCGGAAACGGTCGTGAGCTACGAGACGCCGACCGCCGAAGGCGAACCGTTCTACCCGGTCCCCCGGCGCGAGAGTGCGGCGCTGTACGCCCGCTACCGCGAGCTGGCCGAGGCGGAGACCGCCCGGAACCGCGTGTATTTCTGCGGCCGACTGGCGCAGTACCGGTACTTCAACACCGATGAGGTGATTCAGGAGGCCCTGGCGTGCTTTCAAACGATCCGCCGCCGGTGCGCGGCCGCGCCGCCTGCCTCGTCGCCGGCGCTCCCGGCGGCGTGACGGCCGATCACCCGGCCCTCCTCGAACTGCGGGCCGCTGGCTGGGACGTGGTGTCCGTCGCGACCGATTTCCCGGCGGACGACTTCCCGCCCGACGCCCGTGTGCGCGAGCTGCACGGCGACAGCCCGGCCGAGCGGTCGGACGTGGTGCGGCACGCGGTCGAAGTCCTGCACCACAAACACCGCTTCGAACTGATCGTCTTTTCGGGTCGCGGTGGGTTGGGCGCCCGATCGGTGCAGGCGAAGCGCGCCGGGCTGGCCTTCACCGACACGACGCTCGCGGTCTACCTCGACGCGAACAGCCAGCGCGACCGCGAAGCGGATCTTCGCTGGCCGTCGTGCTTCGCCGAGGTGGAAACGGATTATCTGGAGCGGTTCGCGTTCGAGAACGCCGACGTGCAGTGGGTGCCGGATGAACTGCTCGCGGCGTTCGTGAAGCGGAACCACTGGAACGTCCGCGGGGACGCGGTGCGGTCCCTTCAGGGCGGGGAGCAAGACCTCCGGAAGTCCGATGCCCGGGGAGGGTCGCAGGAGCCGCCGCGCGCGTACCCCCCCCCTTCAGGGAGAGGGGCCGGGGGGGTGGGTTCTTCGCCCCCGCTCGTCACGGTTGCCATCGCCCACTACAACCTCGGGCGCTACCTGCCGGATACGCTTGCCACACTCGCGGCCCAGACCCATCCGGACCTCGAAGTCATTGTCATTGACGACGGCTCGACCGAGGCGGCTTCGGTTGACGCGTTCGAGGCGTTACGGACGAGGCACCCGACCTTCACATTCTTGAGGCAGGCGAACGCCGGTATCGGCGCCACGCGGAACCGGTGCCTGGAACTGGCCCGCGGCGACTACTTCATCCCGGTGGACGCGGACAATCTGGTCCGCCCGGACATGATCGCGAAGTTCGTCACGGCGATGCAGCGGAACCCCGACGTGTCCGCCATGTCGTGCTACTTCCTCGCGTTCGATACGGATGCGCCCGATTTGCGCCCGACGAGTTTCCTGTACGCGCACCGCCCGGCCGGCGGGCCGCACGCGCTGGCCGGCATCCGCAACGTGTACGGCGACGCGAACGCGATCTTCCGGACCGCCGCGCTGCGGGCGGTCGGCGGCTACGGGACCGACCGCGGCACCTCGTGCGAGGACTGGGAGGTGTTCGTGAAACTGGTCCACGCCGGGCACGCGCTCGGCGTCGTGCCGGACCACCTGTTCTACTACCGGCACCGGCCGGGCGGGTTCTCGCGCAGCACCAACTGGTTCGCCAACCACCAGCGGGTGCTGCGGCAGTTCGCACACACCGGTACGCTTTCGCCGGCCGAATCGCTCGCGGTGTGGTCGGCGCTGCTCGGCTTCCACCAGCAAAGTGAGCAGTTCCGACACGCGGCGCCGCCGCGCCGGCACCGGATCGCGGACCGGGTGCATGCGGCGCTGGGCTGGGTCCGCCGGCGCTTCACGAGCGGCTGAACGGGCCGGCCGAGACCCGGGCGCCGTCACGGCTGGAACGAGACCTCACCGATCAGTCGTTCGATATCGGCCAGCGTGACGGGCTTGACCAGGTGCCCGTTGCACCCGGCCGCGCGCGAGCGGTCGCGGTCGGAGTCCTGGCCCCAGCCGGTCAGCGCGATGATGGTGGGCGCTCGCCCCCAGCTCCGCTCGCGGATGCGGGCCGCCGCGTCGAGGCCGTTCAACCGCGGCATCCCGACGTCCATGAAGATCAGCTCGGGGCGGACCCGCTCGGCCGCTTCGACGGCTTCGAGACCGTCGTGCGCGCTGTGGACCTCGTTCCCGAGCAGTTCGAGCATCAGCCCGAGCGCCTCCGCCGCGTCGCGGTTGTCGTCCACCACGAGCACCCGCCGCTTCGGTCCCCGCACGGCCGGTACGGCCCCGTCCGCCGCCGGGACCGCACCGGCGGGCGCTTCGGGGCCGGAGAGGGGGAGCCAGACCGTGAACGCGCTGCCGGTGCCGGGGCCGTCGCTCCGGGCTTCGACCTTTCCGCCGTGCATTTCGACCAGCCCCTTCACGAGCGCCAGGCCGATGCCCAGCCCGCCCGTCGCCCGCTCCACGAGGCGGTCGGCCTGGGAGAACATGTCGAAGATGCGGGGCAGGTAGCTGGCGGGGATCCCGATGCCCGTGTCCCGCACCGTGACCACCAGCGCGCCGGGCCGGACCACCGCGTCGAGCGCGATCCGCCCGCCGCGCGGCGTGTACTTGGCGCTGTTGGTGAGCAGGTTGGAGAACACCTGCGCGAGCCGCGTGAGGTCGCCGTCGAGGAACACCGGGTCCCGCGGGAGCGCGACGGTCAGCGCGTGCCCGGCGGCGTCGATCAGCGGGCGGGCCGTTTCGACCGCGCTCTGCATCACGTCCGCGAGGGCGAGCCGGGTCCGCTGGAGGTGGAGCTTGTTCTGGCTGATGCGGGAGACGTCG from the Frigoriglobus tundricola genome contains:
- a CDS encoding glycosyltransferase family 2 protein produces the protein MRPRISLIVPTRCRPGPLARMLDSVARTASHPERVEVVLVVDADDRASLIGHPQLAVRHVVVPPGLTMGALNNAGYEASVGTYVMLLNDDVIVRTPGWDAVALDCFRRFPDPFVLVHVNDTLMCDHLCTFPLTSRAFYELTRGICPREYQRYRIDDHIEDIFNLLGVLGEARVVYLPDVVFEHDNAVHLPGAGRPVYLSDPTILAEDAPRFDALFPERKAHALRVLAAIDGRTDPHADRAGRSALDAVADSFALRVPGRQLVVRSPGWRGPLEAVRGLAAAVNRARRKSAGDLWRAVRKRLPARRMVTQAEAGR
- a CDS encoding UDP-galactopyranose/dTDP-fucopyranose mutase family protein, translating into MPTIFGLPSEGVAVLDDVDLLVCGAGPVGCVVAERAATVLGWKVLVVDRRPHVAGNCHDSHAANGVLVHNYGPHYFRTDDEQLLRYLSRFADFVPANYEVRSQVRGELYPFPINLTTLERFFGRSLDTASAERLLAERRLPIANPTNSEEYVLSRVGRELYEAFYLNYTLKQWGVHPRALDPQVCGRVPVRLDRDARYVGHRFQVMPNGGFTKLFVRMLNHRNVRTLLNCDFSEVRTLIRPRRATVYCGPIDAYFDNRLGQLPYRSLRFDFVSHETEWRQPCVQINYPNDYGYTRSVEIKHVTGQRHPETVVSYETPTAEGEPFYPVPRRESAALYARYRELAEAETARNRVYFCGRLAQYRYFNTDEVIQEALACFQTIRRRCAAAPPASSPALPAA
- a CDS encoding glycosyltransferase family A protein, with the translated sequence MLSNDPPPVRGRAACLVAGAPGGVTADHPALLELRAAGWDVVSVATDFPADDFPPDARVRELHGDSPAERSDVVRHAVEVLHHKHRFELIVFSGRGGLGARSVQAKRAGLAFTDTTLAVYLDANSQRDREADLRWPSCFAEVETDYLERFAFENADVQWVPDELLAAFVKRNHWNVRGDAVRSLQGGEQDLRKSDARGGSQEPPRAYPPPSGRGAGGVGSSPPLVTVAIAHYNLGRYLPDTLATLAAQTHPDLEVIVIDDGSTEAASVDAFEALRTRHPTFTFLRQANAGIGATRNRCLELARGDYFIPVDADNLVRPDMIAKFVTAMQRNPDVSAMSCYFLAFDTDAPDLRPTSFLYAHRPAGGPHALAGIRNVYGDANAIFRTAALRAVGGYGTDRGTSCEDWEVFVKLVHAGHALGVVPDHLFYYRHRPGGFSRSTNWFANHQRVLRQFAHTGTLSPAESLAVWSALLGFHQQSEQFRHAAPPRRHRIADRVHAALGWVRRRFTSG